The Plasmodium cynomolgi strain B DNA, chromosome 5, whole genome shotgun sequence genome segment CCCCGAGTACCAAATAAATGCGTACAGTAACTATTCCAGGGGGAATGAAAGGAATAACAGTTATCTACAGGCGGTGGACCACCTGAATAgagtgaaaaggggaagcgcAATGGGTGCTGTGCAGGGCGATTCGTACAGTGACGTGGACAGTGACGTGGGCAGGGACGTGGACAGCGACGTGGGCAGGGACGTGGGCAGGGACGTGGACAGGGACGTGGGCAGGGACGTGGGCAGGGACGTGGACAGGGACGTGGATAGCGACGTGGACAGGGACGTGGACATTGACGTGGACAGGGACGTGGACAGGGACATGGACAGCGACGTGGACAGCGAAGTGGGCAGGGACGTGGACAGGAACGTGGGCAGCATCGAAAGTATCGACCTCGGTAGCATGGAAAGCATCGACTTCGGCAGCATGGAAAGCATCGACATCGGCAGTGAAAGCAGCAGCAAATAATGGAAGCGACAACACCTGCAACCTCTTAGACGGGTCTCTTTCAGATATCGAAATAGGCGAGGAAGTGTTCGAGGACAGTGTTTTCATAGAGTCAAATTACGATCAAATAAAAGTGCTCAAGTATGACAAAGTAATAGAGGATGATGAAATCCCAATCTGTTGCGAAGTCTCAGATTTTACTGAAAATATGACGAATGAGGAGATAATTGAGAGAATTAACAATTTAGATGACCCGGTGCCATTCAGGGATATGTTTATTGTGTATAATTCTTTTcacgaaaatgaaagaaaaaaatttaataaaatgcaaaaatttttgtttgaaaatgtggccaaaaaagaacatttaAAAGAGGACTATAAAAAGGATGCATGGGCTTATATCTCTTCTTACATGACTCAGCAATTGTTAAGGAAAGATTTTGTAGattttaattctttatataaattgGACGAAGAAGAATGCAGTGTTGAAGAATATGTGAACTTCataaggaagaagaaggcctCCTGGAATATCTTTTTCCGCCATATGGAGGACATAGGTAGAAAGATGATATATGACTATGTGATGAGGGGTTCCCCCAATAGGAGGAATCAAGAAATTATTTGATGGTGAACGGATGAGGTTAGACTTTGCAAGGGGGACTTTATCAGAGGACTATTTCCTCCCTTCTcatttgcagaaaaaaaacgggggagTGGAGAAAAGTCAGCTCTGAGTTCAGGCGCGTGTTGTGTCACCACATCACAACACTTCGTTATGTTCACTATGTTTTATCTCGCTATATTTTATCTCACAATTGTTTATCTCACAATTGTTTATCTCACAATTGTTTATCTCACAATTGTTTATCTCACAATTGTTTatctcacaattttttatctcacaattttttatctcacaattttttacctcacaattttttatctcacaattttttttttttttttactcccttATGGGAAAAGGACATACATCATGTGCATTGCAACTTCTCACAGAGAAATTCATTTTGGTGTTGTTCatagaaattaaaaaaaatgcatgcatTTATGAATTAGGTTTGTTTTCCCTGTTTAGTAAATTGATTCTATCGTATAAAAATCaaacgtatattttttttttttctgtttagaCTCCTATTTATCAAAGagcctttttaataaattgaaaataataattttggtGAGTTAAAAAGTCTCACGTGGAAAAGGGATGCTTTCTTCACctgttgtgttttttccccacaagaaggaagaagtgcCCTACCATTTTGTGAACACAGCAAAGGCAAATTATTCGCCGTTTAGGTGGTCAGCAAGGAAAGAAGTATATCCCGGATTGCTCATAAAAAGTTGGAGATCGGATAggcccactttttttcagtAACACCTTaacttgtatatatttttgcgtGTCCCAAAAacatggaaaagaaaaaacaaaaaaaaaaaaaaaaaatttaacaacaaaatggaaagttaaaataagcaaattttGTTTCTATTTATGATCAGGAAGAGGCTTCTAAACGAATTTGAGCTCTTTTCCATGGtgtctccattttgtaatgGGGAATTGTGCTGAAAGAGTGGAGATGGGGTGGGGGTTTTCTTAGCTGTGCATGTAGCCCCATTGTGTTaatcccccttttgtaaCATGCTCACCATGTGATGTGCATAATAACATTTTACAAACTGGACTTGAGTAGGTATGAATATACCCGTTCGCACATTTATGTGAAGGGTTCCCACTTGgtgaaggggtaaaaaacAATGCATTAGATTAGAGaggtttttcttccctgttCGTCCACTTGGGGGAGGTTTATTAATGCATGTCGGTGTTAAAACGATGTCGCTAAGGGTaggttattttattttattttatttttatttttattttattatttttttattctattttatttattttttttatttattttttattttttttctcgtatGGCCATCCACGGGGGAGAGGGCACAATCCCCTTGCTGGCCCACGCGCAGACAGAACAAGTGGAGGAAAAGGCCCGATTTGAAAAAGGTGAGCTTATTTTAGACACAGGGTATAAGGGAGAAGAATCCACGTGATGCTTTTTTTGAAACAATTACGTTTGTTATCTCGTAATAATGGTTATATATGCTGCAAACTTATGTTAAAACGACAGCGCGTAAAAAGATGTTCCCCTACACGCGCACGCGTTGGAGAAATGGAGCACACATGGAGGGAGGAACTAACGGTTgcatgtccttttttttttaaaggcgCATGCTTCGTAGGGACTAATTGGATCGAAGAGGAGTCCCTCTAGGATGTGTACATAATGTACACTACACACAGTTGCACACGTCTGATGTGATCGAGTGTGGATCGCTTTTCACATTTGAGGACCCGCTACCTAAATGTCACGaggacatatatatattacgaTCGGGCCATGAGTTTTAActtattataaattaaagcATTACATGTCGCATCTACATtgcgttgttttttttaaaattcataCTGAAACATTTGTGAAAGCATAGAGGGGAGGCGGTGCAAATTTTACGTACGCAtgtaaggggggggggggggggggtgaCGGCCCCATACAATAANNNNNNNNNNNNNNNNNNNNNNNNNNNNNNaaaaaaaaaatatttaaatggtAATCAAAAGGAACTTTAATAAAAGCtattttgtacatacatatatacagggacacacatatatgcgcATGTGCAAATAgcgataaaaaagaaaaaaaaaatatatacatatatatatgtatgtattattattatatatacatgcattttcagagacaaaaaaaggtgaactgcgtcatgtatatatttataaacatatatatgtaagtattatatattcatggaaaaaaaaaaaaaagggagtttcaaataataataaatcatttaatgtaggaaaaaataaaggtccaaaaaacaaactctttttttttaaatacaaatatatgtaaaatatatgcaatcaaaaaaggaacggaGCAATTAATAACGTTGTTTTGAGAAATACATGTGCTATAATGATGGTATTTAggcaaattattttaaaactttttttttttggtggggGGGCTCTTTAAAAAGGATAggttttttccaaaaaaaaaaaattgtcattctTGTTACGTGACCCGgtgtccatttttgctaCCTTTCTGTGCAAGCGCGGGTTTTCCATCGCAATTAGGAAATTAGGAATGGGCGGGGAAGCGAGTCTCGTTACTGTCGCCGTGGCCATCGGTTCTTATGCTGGTggtgctgctactgctgctgctgctggtgcccctttttctgtAGACTTATTTGTAGCCCATGTATCTTCCCCTTGATTTTAGCTGGTTTCTCTCCTTGACCCACACGAACCACTGCTTTTCATTAATCCATCTGTTGATGAAGGCATCCATCCACAAATTGAACATAACGTGTTTGTCGCTCTTCCACTTGGACCAATTGTTGGATCTGCTTTCTCTGATCTGTTGTTCTTTCATCATAACCCAACTGTTCCACTGAACCATTTCCTTGTTCAATCTCTCTCTCCAGTTGAGCCAGTTCGTTCTGTCATGCATGTTTGGTGATTTAGCCCAGGACTCTTCCCACTTGGACCAATATTCgtcttcttcacatttccAATCCGTCATAATCCATGTAACAATTCTTTGGTTCTTCCATTTGAGCCATTCTTTAACACTCCATACGTCTAAATAGGATTCATTATTAGTAATCCAGTTTTTCCAATCCTTCTCCATTAATTCTTTTCCCTCTGTTTTCATCCAGTCTTTCCATTCCACTTCGTCTAGGGTTAGGGATCTCTTCAATATGTCTGATTTGACTTCTTCATCTAAGGCCTCATGATAGTGCATCCATTTGTTATCCATATATTGTATAAATTCGTCCCaatccttttcctttccacttaaccattttcccttttccctttctatTGTATTGTTGAAATCAATCCACTCTCCTTCCAATTTCCCCATCCAGTTTTTCCATTCGTTATCTTTCCACTCTTCCGTTTTGTCTAGTAACCTTGGATGGTATTCGATTGCACGTGGGGCATTAAATTGTAGGTTGTTTGCATTGGGTGGTGGATGTGCAATGTTGCTAAATAGTACAGAGGATGAAGAGAACAGGTAGACGATTGCAGATAATATGGAAGAAAAGAATCcgctgctgttgttgttggTTGGTGGCATCGGTTGTGGtcctctgcttcttctcattaGTTGTCGTCCATGTGGGTTGTATACCTGAGTGGCCATCTGATTAGGCATATTTCCATAATTGGGTTGTGGGGGATAGGGAGAGGAAGGACCATGGGGGGGGAATCGAGATGGATAACCATAGGTCATTGGGCCATTATAAGTATTTGTAGATGCGTAATTGGGATACCCAGCGGGGGCGTGCGTAGGTGAACCACCTAGTGGAGTGAAGGTTGGAGCTCCGGTAGGATTGAAGTTTTGTGGATTGGGCGAACGATTATATATGGGGGCATCGGAGGGGGGGGTAAAGGTAGGTGTTTCAGAGGGCGTATGTGAGGTGGGGGTAGCGGTGGGTGTTTCAGAAGGCGTATATGATGGGGTGCTGGTATTGGTAGATGTTTCAGAAGGCGTATAGGAAGGGGAGGTATTGTTGCTAGGTGTTTCAGAAGGCGTATATGATGGGGAGGCACTGGAGGGTTGCGCAAAGttgggtggtggtggtggtgggcGCATGCCTGTTGGGGGGGTGTTAGGCACGTAATCATACACTTGTTTGTAGTAtgtgtccattttgttggGGGATGCGAtgtggcaaaaatgggagggaGGAGGAGTTGTTGACTTCGCTATTGAGTgcaagcaaaagggggatgcTCCGATACGTGGTATGTATTGTATAGATATATAAGTGATGACTGTCGATGTGTCTTCTATCTACAACGCTATGATGGGCTTATCTGACCAGTATATGTTGATATGATAACTTATCGTGTGGacgaaaataaatatataatggtTGTATGCGCTATTGCGACGTTTTTGGGGAGCATTGATGGAAACTTGGAACGGAGGCTACTACTCGTATTATGACTGCTTCGTTTCTTCAAAAGAGTGTTGTaatgaaaaacgaaaacaaaCAGAATAGAAATTAAAGACGTGAATGATTTACAGCTTGGTTGATCTTAGGAGTGATTCATTTTATGGAAATACCTCTTCCGGTcattatttctttaaaagtTGGAACACTGCATATGAGAATACGTTATGTTTTACGCTTATGATAGGATATGGATGTTAAAAAGCTCGTGTTGGTATACTACTTTTGAACTAATAAAATGGtgaattcatttttcttcagcGTTTGGAATGGGATAGTATATCATACATGTACCTGTTGCATAAATggtacataaataaatacaacgctacaaaaattttgtagaAATTTGTTCTTGGCTTGGtaaaattaacataatttgataaattgaaaaggcagaaaaaaagttacttCTTCTAATAtctttctccaaaaaatataagttccctttttttttatttcatagATTTTaacatgaatattttttttgtcgttaaaacataaataaatttaaaaaataaaaaaaagtaaaattaaggcaaaataaaaacagtattattattttgttatcacTGCATTTTTAGTTATTTACTtttaacgattttttttttcgtaaaagaaattaaaaactatgatttaataaaataagaacagaaagaaatagaaaattttattttacgtaaaataaaaatacattgcAGAGAAAGTTGcgtattttttcatgttgaCTTTTtcgaagaaagaagaaaaagaaaaggagagaaataCTCGGGGAGATTATTTGTCATTGTTCTTTTNNNNNNNNNNNNNNNNNNNNNNNNNNNNNNNNNNNNNNNNNNNNNNNNNNNNNNNNNNNNNNNNNNNNNNNNNNNNNNNNNNNNNNNNNNNNNNNNNNNNNNNNNNNNNNNNNNNNNNNNNNNNNNNNNNNNNNNNNNNNNNNNNNNNNNNNNNNNNNNNNNNNNNNNNNNNNNNNNNNNNNNNNNNNNNNNNNNNNNNNNNNNNNNNNNNNNNNNNNNNNNNNNNNNNNNNNNNNNNNNNNNNNNNNNNNNNNNNNNNNNNNNNNNNNNNNNNNNNNNNNNNNNNNNNNNNNNNNNNNNNNNNNNNNNNNNNNNNNNNNNNNNNNNNNNNNNNNNNNNNNNNNNNNNNNNNNNNNNNNNNNNNNNNNNNNNNNNNNNNNNNNNNNNNNNNNNNNNNNNNNNNNNNNNNNNNNNNNNNNNNNNNNNNNNNNNNNNNNNNNNNNNNNNNNNNNNNNNNNNNNNNNNNNNNNNNNNNNNNNNNNNNNNNNNNNNNNNNNNNNNNNNNNNNNNNNNNNNNNNNNNNNNNNNNNNNNNNNNNNNNNNNNNNNNNNNNNNNNNNNNNNNNNNNNNNNNNNNNNNNNNNNNNNNNNNNNNNNNNNNNNNNNNNNNNNNNNNNNNNNNNNNNNNNNNNNNNNNNNNNNNNNNNNNNNNNNNNNNNNNNNNNNNNNNNNNNNNNNNNNNNNNNNNNNNNNNNNNNNNNNNNNNNNNNNNNNNNNNNNNNNNNNNNNNNNNNNNNNNNNNNNNNNNNNNNNNNNNNNNNNNNNNNNNNNNNNNNNNNNNNNNNNNNNNNNNNNNNNNNNNNNNNNNNNNNNNNNNNNNNNNNNNNNNNNNNNNNNNNNNNNNNNNNNNNNNNNNNNNNNNNNNNNNNNNNNNNNNNNNNNNNNNNNNNNNNNNNNNNNNNNNNNNNNNNNNNNNNNNNNNNNNNNNNNNNNNNNNNNNNNNNNNNNNNNacaaaaaaaaaaaaaaaaaaaatagtgcgCGCAGTACACGGTAGCAAAAGTATTGCGTGAATGTGGgatgataatataaaaaagactgctttttttttagtaacgGGTGAGGAGGTCCCAAATGAGCCAATTTTAAATGAGGTAAGCAAATAATGATCATAATGAGCaaaacagtttttttaatatttgtcTATATTTAGCAAAACCCCGCCATATATGTTACTGCCCCTGAACGTAGAAAGTAAACGTAATGTGgtacttatttatttataaatttttttttttatttatctaaTTCCATTGTTACGCATTGAGACGCATTAGTATTCACTTTCGGTGTAGAGACACCACAAAATATTGCTCTTTTAAGGCCAGTCTATTTAGCATTAAGATGGGTGGAATTAATGCcgtcgaaaaaaaacatccacATGGTTATATTGGACATGTGAAATGAAAGCATAGCTTGGTACAAAtataaaagggggggaaaaaaaaaaggaatttaagTAACtacttaaaaattgcaaaataaaataaaataaaatggtagTCTACTCACATGGGCAATCGTATAACTTGTGCGTGCAAAAGTTGGCAGCGCGCTGTTTCTACCAGGTGGCACcacgcatatgcatatttatctGTTCATGTAGCTGCAGACCGCTGGTGTAGTGTCCATCATTAGTGTACCGTTAGAAAAGGTCCCTCTATACTCCTATTCGCAGATTTCCCTTCTTAAAGGGTATCACCATATGGAGTTAAAAAGAtatccataaaaaaaagaacccttCTAAGTGTTCTCAAAGTTGCCATGGTTTGAACGTCGAAAGGGggattttgttttcttccttatgTCCTAAGGATTCTATCCGTTTGtataaaattgcaaaagggGTACATGTGATAATGTCACGTGAGTGTTACTCGGAGAGGTGGTGTATCACCCGGATTGTAGACCATACATACAAATTTGGTACCTTCCCTATTCGCTCACCGAACAGTTACGTTCCTTGAAAAGTGTTCCAATGAGGCTACACTActttcacaatttttctacaaaatgaaagagaAATAAGTTGTTACATATATAGCTGCTTATATGCGCACCATAAACtgtgcttttcctttttttgggtaTGCGAACTTTGAAGTACCCCAATGGCAGGAACAGGGGGATTCGCACCCCTCCTATGCATcagtgagaaaaaatgggcgtaCGAgcgtatatgcatatgtgcgtgtgtgcgtatgtacgtatgtgcgtGTGTGAGTACGCGTTTCGTTAGCTAGCTAAATTGAGCGGCATACACCTTCTGGGcacccctcccccttggTTCTGCTTGGCCCACCAGGTGTCTCACATATAACATGCCTTCGTTATTAACCATATTTTGGAGCAGCACAACAGGAGTGTGAAAGGCTGTCCATCTTGCTAACACAAAAcagataaaatgaaaaaaaaaaaaaataaataaataaataaattagtaATTGCCCCACTTGCGCGATTTGTACAGAGCTTCAATTTCCTATTGGGGGTGGACATGAGCCTTTTTTAATaagcaacttttttttcggggGGGGGTTACAAAACGTCCTTCCCTAAACTAAATGACAAAAGGGTCCTAATAAATGGCCTCTTCAAGGTGGCCTATTAGTTTGGTcaagaaaagaacaaagttAACTAAACAGTTCGCATAATAACGTTAATAATGAGGTAGCTCGCTCAGGGGAAtacccccaaaaaaggggaaaaaatatatatgaggTATTCACCTAGCGGATGCTTTATGGCCATGTCTATGAACTATTTAAGGGGTAGCGAATCGGAATggtaaatcaaaaaaatcgTTTCCTTGGGGAACGTGTTCCTCCAGACAAGGGATCATTTCGTTTGTCTCCCTTGTTCCAATCGCACAACGacttatgcatatttttatgcactATTTTATGCATCAGTTTTTTGTTACTAAAAGGATTCATACGGCGTAGCTGCATGCTTCTGATTTGTATGTGTAGAAGTAGCTGAGGATGTAGCTGCGGATGTAGATGCGGATATTGAAGGGAGGAGGAGTCGCCAAAGTGACAAGGAATCATCATTGTTTGACACGTGCAGTAGAAGATACGCAATTAAGAAGGACAATTCGACATACAGTAGAAGTGTGTCAGGAAAGCAGAAGCATCAAGGGCATATGTACGTGCTGCACATTACCGtgagggataaaaaaaaaaaataataaaataaagatttGACGTAACGGTAGGAATTTTTTACATCGTCATATGAGTGCCATTTTGGTAACAGTAGTGGTGTGGAGTGGTTCTCATCAGCGGCTGTAAATGGGGGAACAACCTGGTACGAAAGGCCCACATGAATACAAAATGTGGGGAGTGCCCACGGTGTGCCTTTAAATGGTCCTTGTGGTATTGCCCTTTGAGGAAAATACTCGGGTACTTGATAAAtatggcgttttttttctaagcTTATCAGGTGGTACCATCAGCTTCAGCTTTTAATAGTGTACATATGGCACACATTGTACATCCCATATTCTAGCAAGAGCACCCAAATTGGCATCCCACAAAAGGATTCCTttttgggaattttttttatttttccgttTATTGATCTTGTTCGGCGGTTTTGTTCATTCGCGCAGTTGGGCAGTTGCGAAGCAGCCCTAGTGCCCGCATGTCGCATAAGAAAATCacatacattaaaaaaaaaaaaaaggaagtaatacgatgaaaaaataagtagaAGTAAAAACATGGAGTAGAAAGAACTCCACGCGACTAATTACTCAAGGACATCATTGATGGGGGCTCCATAATACTGGGTTGCTTGGAGTAATTCTTCCACTGCTTCTCTTTAATCCACTTGTTGATGTAGGATTCCAtccatttgttaaaaaaaatgtaattgttttttttccattcatctAATTTTTGGTCTTCCCTATCAAGGTattgtttttctttgttttccACCCAGGTGGTCCATTCTTCCGTTTCTTTGCTGAGTCGGTCTTTCCACTGGGCCcattgtttccttttatttatagAGAACCATTTGGACcatttgttattttcccAAACTTCCCATTGTTCATCTTCCTtacatttccattttttcgtaatccactccataattttgttatttttccataCAATCCATTCCTTCACCATCATGACATCTACATAGGATTCACTTTCTGAGATCCAGTTATTCCAATCGAGTTCCATCAATTGCTTTGCTTCAGTCTTTATCCACTTTTCCCACTGTTCATCTGTCCATGTTGCGgtgtttttataaataaaggAGTAGTATTctgaacccattttttcgttataaTGATTCCATTTATCTTCCATAGATTTTATCCATTCTCCAAATTCTAGCTCTCTTTGAACTAGCCATTgatcttttttatgttctaAAGAGGTTGTGAATATTTCTGCATCTTGGTCTAACTGCGCCATCCATTCTTTCCACTCTTTTGCTTTCCACTCATCCGATTTGCTATTTTcatcttccttttctttgctAATCACCTCTTTTGGGGTCTCATCTTTCtttttgatttcttttttgggggCCTGATgatggggggggggggggtggGAGGTTGGAGGGCCGAATGTGTAGAAGCAGAGGTGGGGCAACAGAGTTGACACGTAAAAAGGCACAAACCGTTGGGGGTATTATTCCCTCTACGTGCTGCTACGAACGACTCAACACATGCACACTAGTTTAGGCTAATTTGATAGGCTTNNNNNNNNNNNNNNNNNNNNNNNNNNNNNNNNNNNNNNNNNNNNNNNNNNNNNNNNNNNNNNNNNNNNNNNNNNNNNNNNNNNNNNNNNNNNNNNNNNNNNNNNNNNNNNNNNNNNNNNNNNNNNNNNNNNNNNNNNNNNNNNNNNNNNNNNNNNNNNNNNNNNNNNNNNNNNNNNNNNNNNNNNNNNNNNNNNNNNNNNNNNNNNNNNNNNNNNNNNNNNNNNNNNNNNNNNNNNNNNNNNNNNNNNNNNNNNNNNNNNNNNNNNNNNNNNNNNNNNNNNNNNNNNNNNNNNNNNNNNNNNNNNNNNNNNNNNNNNNNNNNNNNNNNNNNNNNNNNNNNNNNNNNNNNNNNNNNNNNNNNNNNNNNNNNNNNNNNNNNNNNNNNNNNNNNNNNNNNNNNNNNNNNNNNNNNNNNNNNNNNNNNNNNNNNNNNNNNNNNNNNNNNNNNNNNNNNNNNNNNNNNNNNNNNNNNNNNNNNNNTTTTCTTCTAATAAGTGAATACAAACGTGGGGCCGGTTTTGCCTCAATTTTTGACAAATGagagaaggtaaaaaaaagtagtggATAAATGTACGGCTAGTCGAATCACGCAAAAATTAGGCTAAAaggagttacaaaaaaaaaaaaaaaagcagaagcagaagcagaagcagaagcagagcAGAATTGTAATTAGAATTAGAATTAAAAGAATACAAGTATAGGTTGGTTGTTCCTGCAGATGTCATGCGCcggttaaaaatttttttttttgcaaaatctGTACTGCagcaattatttttaggTGGGTAGTTATTTTAGTCTAAAAAGGAACGGCGTGGTTAGAAGAACGAATAACTGCACTCCCAGAGGACCTCCCTTCTGCGAAATGACCGCGCTTCGTGCATACAGATGCGAGCATTTGAAGTTTTTTGTGCGTTATCTGCTTTGGTTGAAATACTTCCCTCGTTTTAGTAGCAGCGATTCGcagaggttaaaaaaaaataaataaaaataaaataaataaataaaaaaaaaataataaaaaaaaaaaataataataataataataataaaataaaaaagaacaaacggACGATCGGCGCGTGGAAGGGATTATAAACATTGCATGTTGTATTTCTTATGAACCCGTTTAAGCGCAATTGTTTGGAGCATTACGCGGGGCAACAACAGTTGAGTTGCGATTTGAACATCTAGAATAGAACCCGTGTAAATCGTTAGGCAGGTTCTTCCCTTGGCATATTTATCAACCCATATGATGAGTATTCACCGGTGAGTGGCACAGTTTTGTATCTAAATAGACGgaggacatttttttctgttgtaTCTATCCATTTTGTAGTTAATCCTATGTACCAGATGGGACCATGtcttattaaaatttttgagtGCAAACTGTTCTGTTATTTATGTAAAGAATAGGAGGCCAACCATGAAAAGGTATGTGGTTGTTGAAATGTTGAGGCGTAAAATATTTGCGTTTGAAAGTGCTTCAGAATT includes the following:
- a CDS encoding tryptophan-rich antigen (Pv-fam-a;~putative), with translation MLASAPKKEIKKKDETPKEVISKEKEDENSKSDEWKAKEWKEWMAQLDQDAEIFTTSLEHKKDQWLVQRELEFGEWIKSMEDKWNHYNEKMGSEYYSFIYKNTATWTDEQWEKWIKTEAKQLMELDWNNWISESESYVDVMMVKEWIVWKNNKIMEWITKKWKCKEDEQWEVWENNKWSKWFSINKRKQWAQWKDRLSKETEEWTTWVENKEKQYLDREDQKLDEWKKNNYIFFNKWMESYINKWIKEKQWKNYSKQPSIMEPPSMMSLSN
- a CDS encoding tryptophan-rich antigen (Pv-fam-a;~putative); protein product: MDTYYKQVNIAHPPPNANNLQFNAPRAIEYHPRLLDKTEEWKDNEWKNWMGKLEGEWIDFNNTIEREKGKWLSGKEKDWDEFIQYMDNKWMHYHEALDEEVKSDILKRSLTLDEVEWKDWMKTEGKELMEKDWKNWITNNESYLDVWSVKEWLKWKNQRIVTWIMTDWKCEEDEYWSKWEESWAKSPNMHDRTNWLNWRERLNKEMVQWNSWVMMKEQQIRESRSNNWSKWKSDKHVMFNLWMDAFINRWINEKQWFVWVKERNQLKSRGRYMGYK
- a CDS encoding phist protein (Pf-fam-b;~putative), giving the protein MSYSSSESLFVRPKIYQDRGMQVQKIYDDAIESDVHRGENMRHNIRRGGGGSSRGSRNVLSKVFTVSMFSNLLSSSPYQVSPPSEEGKEAVHVFVMKAAANNGSDNTCNLLDGSLSDIEIGEEVFEDSVFIESNYDQIKVLKYDKVIEDDEIPICCEVSDFTENMTNEEIIERINNLDDPVPFRDMFIVYNSFHENERKKFNKMQKFLFENVAKKEHLKEDYKKDAWAYISSYMTQQLLRKDFVDFNSLYKLDEEECSVEEYVNFIRKKKASWNIFFRHMEDIGRKMIYDYVMRGSPNRRNQEII